GTCTGCAGCGTCACGCCGAACTTGCGCGCGAGTTCGTCGATCGAGGCGAAGCCCTGGGTGCGCACTTCCTCTAGCAGGGCGGTCTGGCGGGGATTAAGCGTCATGCCGGGCATTCTAGATCAAACAGAAACGAAAACAAATGACGCGCCGCAGTATTGTTTTATGTTCGTTTTTGCGCTAAAACGCACCCGACGACTGGAAAAGTGCGCCTCGGCCGCGGTTTTCGAAGTGGCTGAGCAAGCACAGGAACATTGGAGACTGGATGCAGCTCAGCCTGGAAGGCATTGCGCAGCAAGTGGGATCGCAAGCCTATCTTTACCCGATGTCGCTGGCCCCGGTGCCGGGCGCCGTCACCATCCTGCTGGGGGCCACCCAGGCCGGCAAGACGTCGCTGATGCGCGTGATGGCCGGGCTCGACAAGCCCACCGCCGGCCGTGTGCGGGTGGATGGCGTGGACGTGACCGGCGTGCCGGTGCGCGAGCGCAACGTGTCGATGGTGTACCAGCAGTTCATTAACTACCCGTCGCTGACCGTCTTCGACAACATCGCCTCGCCGCTGCGGCTGCGGCGCGACAGCCGCGACGACATTGCCGCGCGCGTGCGCAGCCTGGCCGGGCGCCTGCATATCGAGCACCTGCTGGCGCGCTACCCGGCCGAGCTGTCCGGCGGCCAGCAGCAGCGCGTGGCGCTGGCCCGGGCGCTGGCCAAGAACGCGCCGCTGATGCTGCTGGACGAGCCGCTGGTCAATCTGGACTACAAGCTGCGCGAGGAATTGCGCGAGGAACTGACCCACCTGTTCGCGCAGGGCGATGCCACGGTGGTCTACGCGACCACCGAGCCGGCCGAGGCGCTGCTGCTGGGCGGCCACACCGCCGTGCTCGACGCCGGCGAACTGCTGCAATACGGCCCGACACCCGAAGTCTTCCACTATCCCGCCTCGCTGCGCGTGGCGCGCGCGTTCAGCGATCCGCCGATGAACCTGGTGGAAGGGGTGCTCGATGGCGGCCACGTGACGCTGCCGGGGCAGATCCGCATCCCGATGCCCGACGTGGCCGCGCCCGGCGGGCCGGTCACGGTGGGTATCCGCGCCGGGGCGCTGCGGCTGCAGCCGGTGCCGGGCGCCGTGGCCGTGCCGGGCAAGGTGGCGCTGGCCGAGCTGTCCGGCTCCGACACGTTCGTCCATATCGACACGGCCGCCGGCAACCTCGTGGCCCAGTTTGCCGGGGTGCTCGACCTGCGGCTCGGCGCGCCGCTGGCCATCCACGTGGAGCCGGGCCAGATCTACCTGTTCGACGCCGCCGGCCAGCGCATCCACGCGCCGCGCCGGCCCGGCGCCCTGGCCGACGCGGCCAGCACGCCGCTCAACGAGACGGGAGCCTGACATGGCACGCATCGACCTCGATCTCGCCCATTCCTACGTGCCCCATCCCCAGAAGGACGACGACTACGCGCTGCTGCCGCTGAACTTCACGTTCGAGGACGGCGGCGCCTATGCCCTGCTGGGGCCGTCCGGCTGCGGCAAGACCACACTGCTGAACTGCATCTCGGGGCTGCTGCGGCCGTCGCAGGGCACCATCCGCTTCGACGGGCAGGACGTCACCGACGCCTCGCCGCAGGCGCGCAACATCGCCCAGGTGTTCCAGTTTCCGGTGATCTACGACACGATGACCGTTGGCGAGAACCTGGCGTTCCCGCTGCGCAACCGGGGCGTGCCAGCCGCGCAGGTCAGGGAGCGGGTAGGCCGGGTGGCCGAGATGCTCGACCTGTCGGGCTGGCTGGACCGCCGCGCCAGCGGGCTGGCTGCCGACGCCAAGCAGAAGATCTCGCTGGGGCGGGGGCTGGTGCGCCAGGACGTGTCGGCCATCCTGTTCGACGAGCCGCTGACCGTGATCGATCCGCACCTGAAATGGCAGTTGCGGCGCAAGCTCAAGGAAATCCACCACGAATTCCGGCTCACGCTGATCTACGTGACGCACGACCAGACCGAGGCGCTGACGTTTGCCGACCAGGTGGTGGTGATGTCGCGCGGCAAGGCCGTGCAGGTGGGCGCCGCCGATGCGCTGTTCGAGCGGCCGGCGCACACGTTCGTCGGCCATTTCATCGGGTCGCCGGGCATGAACTTCCTGCCCGGCCAGTGGCGCGACGGCGCCATCGAGGTGGCGGGGCGGCGCTACATGCCAGACCTGCCGCCCGCCACGCAGGCCGCGCTGCAGGCGGCCGGCAGCTTCCGCATCGGCGTGCGGCCCGAATACCTGCAACTGGCCCCGGCCGACGACCCGCAGGCCATGCCGGTGCGCGTGGCCCGCGCGCAGGACATCGGCACGTACTGGCTGATGACCGCAACGGTGGACCATGGCCAGGACGCCACGCTGCGCGCCCGGCTGGGTACCGAGGCCGCCGCGCTGCGGCCCGGCGATACCGCGTGGCTGACCGTGTTCAACCGCCACACCTGCTTCTATATCAACGAGGAACTGGTCTCATGAAGCCCGTCAACCAGAAAGCCTGGCTGCTGGTCCTGCCGGTGGTGATCTGCGTGGCGTTTTCGGCGATCCTGCCGCTGATGACGATCGTCAACTATTCGGTGCAGGACATCATCTCGCCGGAACGCCGCGTCTTCGTGGGCACCGAGTGGTTTGCCACGGTGCTGCGCGACGGCGAGCTGCACGACGCGCTGCTGCGCCAGCTCGGCTTCTCGCTGGCGGTGCTGTGCGTGGAGATACCGCTGGGCATCCTGCTGGCGCTGGCCATGCCGGCGCGGGGCTGGCAGGCGTCGGCCGCGCTGGTCATCATCGCGCTGTCGCTGCTGATTCCGTGGAACGTGGTGGGCACGATCTGGCAGATCTTCGGCCGCACCGACATCGGCCTGCTGGGCGCCGCGCTGGACGGCATGGGCTTCGACTACAACTACACCGGCAGCGCGGTGGATGCCTGGGTCACGGTGCTGGTGATGGACGTCTGGCACTGGACGCCGCTGGTGGCGCTGCTCTGCTACGCCGGGCTGCGCGCGATTCCGGACGCCTACTACCAGGCCGCCCAGATCGACGGGGCGTCGCGCTTCGCCGTGTTCCGCTTCATCCAGCTCCCCAAGCTGCGCGGCGTGCTGATGATTGCCGTGCTGCTGCGCTTCATGGACAGCTTCATGATCTACACCGAGCCATTCGTGCTGACCGGCGGCGGGCCGGGCAACGCCACCACGTTCCTGTCGCAGTATCTGACGCAGAAGGCAGTGGGCCAGTTCGACCTGGGGCCGGCCGCCTCGTTCTCGATCGTGTACTTCCTGATCATCCTGCTGACCTGCTTCGTGCTCTATAACTGGATGCAGCGCGCCGGCACGTCCGGCACCGAGGAGATGCCCCATGGCTGAGCGCACCCTTCCCGGCCAGCGCCCCGGCTGGTGGCGGCCGGTGTTCCTGACCCTGTACCTGCTGTTCGCCATCGTGCCGATCTACTGGATGGTGAACATGTCGTTCAAGACCAACGAGGAGATCGTCTCGTCGCTGTCGCTCTGGCCGGCGTCGTTCACGCTGGAGCACTACGTGACGATCTTCACCGATGCGTCGTGGTACGCGGGCTACATCAACTCGCTGATCTACGTGCTGCTGAACACGGTCATCTCGATCGGGGTGGCGCTGCCGGCCGCCTACGCGTTCTCGCGCTACCAGTTCATTGGCGACAAGCACGTGTTCTTCTGGCTGCTGACCAACCGGATGACGCCGCCGGCCGTGTTCCTGCTGCCGTTTTTTCAGCTTTATACGACGATGGGGCTCATGGACACCCACCTCGGCGTGGCGCTGGCGCACCTGGTGTTCAACGTGCCGCTGGCGGTCTGGATCCTGGAAGGTTTCATGTCCGGCGTGCCGCGCGAGATCGACGAGACCGCCTATGTGGACGGCTACTCGTTCCCGCGCTTCTTCCTGACGATCTTCCTGCCGCTGATCAAGGCCGGCGTGGGCGTGGCGGCGTTCTTCTGCTTCATGTTCAGTTGGGTGGAACTGCTGCTGGCGCGCACGCTGACATCGGTCAACGCCAAGCCGATCGTGGCGACGATGACGCGCACCGTGTCGGCCTCGGGCATGGACTGGGGCGTGCTGGCCGCGGCCGGCGTGCTGACCATCGTGCCGGGCGCCATCGTGATCTGGTTCGTGCGGCACTACATCGCGAAGGGCTTTGCGATGGGCCGCGTTTAAGGAAACTACGATGCTGAGCTGGATGGTATGGACCACCCCGGTGGCCGTCTTCTTCTCGCTGGTGGTGCTGATGCTGGTGGGCATGACGATCTGGGAGGTACGCGCGCCCACGGTGGAGCGCAAGGGCTTCCTGCCGATCGCCACCACGCGCGGCGACCGCCTGTTTATCGGCCTGATGTGCGCGGCCTGGATCAACCTGGCCTGGGTGGGCCTGGGCGAGAAGATGCAGGGTTGGTTCCAGTTGCAGGCCGAGCCGTCGGTGTGGATCAGCGCGGCGGTGTCCGCCGTGGTGCTGCTGGTGATCATGCGCCACGGCTGAGCCGGGGCGCGTCTTTGGGGTTTGGCGTTCATGGGCTGCGAGATCTTTGTCCCTTCCCCGGGGCCGCAACCCAGGTACAGAGCCGGGGAAGGGTAGCTGAGGAGACACGAATGAAAGAGCACGTGAAGTTGGGGATGTCGGCCCTGGCCTTTGCGGCCGCGCTGACATGCGGGCATGCCGCGTGGGCCGACGAGGCCGCGGCGAAGAAGTGGATCGACAACGAATTCCAGCCGTCGTCGTTGTCCAAGGACAAGCAGCAGGCCGAGCTGAAGTGGTTCATCGACGCCGCCGCCAAGCTCAAGGCCAAGGGCGTGACGCAGATCAACGTGGTGTCGGAGACGATTACCACGCACGAGTACGAATCCAAGACGCTGGCCAAGGCGTTCGAGGAAATCACCGGCATCAAGGTCAACCACGACCTGATCCAGGAAGGCGACGTCGTGGAAAAACTCCAGACGTCGATGCAGTCGGGCAAGTCGATCTACGACGGCTGGATCTCGGACTCGGACCTGATCGGCACGCACTACCGCTACGGCGCCATCCTGCCGCTGACCGACTACATGAACGGCGCCGGCAAGGAATTCACCAACCCCGGCATCGACGTCAAGGACTTCATCGGCACCAAGTTCACGACCGCGCCGGACGGCAAGCTGTACCAGTTGCCCGACCAGCAGTTCGCCAACCTGTACTGGTTCCGCGCCGA
This sequence is a window from Cupriavidus pauculus. Protein-coding genes within it:
- a CDS encoding carbohydrate ABC transporter permease, which encodes MKPVNQKAWLLVLPVVICVAFSAILPLMTIVNYSVQDIISPERRVFVGTEWFATVLRDGELHDALLRQLGFSLAVLCVEIPLGILLALAMPARGWQASAALVIIALSLLIPWNVVGTIWQIFGRTDIGLLGAALDGMGFDYNYTGSAVDAWVTVLVMDVWHWTPLVALLCYAGLRAIPDAYYQAAQIDGASRFAVFRFIQLPKLRGVLMIAVLLRFMDSFMIYTEPFVLTGGGPGNATTFLSQYLTQKAVGQFDLGPAASFSIVYFLIILLTCFVLYNWMQRAGTSGTEEMPHG
- a CDS encoding DUF2160 domain-containing protein, yielding MLSWMVWTTPVAVFFSLVVLMLVGMTIWEVRAPTVERKGFLPIATTRGDRLFIGLMCAAWINLAWVGLGEKMQGWFQLQAEPSVWISAAVSAVVLLVIMRHG
- a CDS encoding ABC transporter ATP-binding protein, with protein sequence MARIDLDLAHSYVPHPQKDDDYALLPLNFTFEDGGAYALLGPSGCGKTTLLNCISGLLRPSQGTIRFDGQDVTDASPQARNIAQVFQFPVIYDTMTVGENLAFPLRNRGVPAAQVRERVGRVAEMLDLSGWLDRRASGLAADAKQKISLGRGLVRQDVSAILFDEPLTVIDPHLKWQLRRKLKEIHHEFRLTLIYVTHDQTEALTFADQVVVMSRGKAVQVGAADALFERPAHTFVGHFIGSPGMNFLPGQWRDGAIEVAGRRYMPDLPPATQAALQAAGSFRIGVRPEYLQLAPADDPQAMPVRVARAQDIGTYWLMTATVDHGQDATLRARLGTEAAALRPGDTAWLTVFNRHTCFYINEELVS
- a CDS encoding carbohydrate ABC transporter permease; the encoded protein is MAERTLPGQRPGWWRPVFLTLYLLFAIVPIYWMVNMSFKTNEEIVSSLSLWPASFTLEHYVTIFTDASWYAGYINSLIYVLLNTVISIGVALPAAYAFSRYQFIGDKHVFFWLLTNRMTPPAVFLLPFFQLYTTMGLMDTHLGVALAHLVFNVPLAVWILEGFMSGVPREIDETAYVDGYSFPRFFLTIFLPLIKAGVGVAAFFCFMFSWVELLLARTLTSVNAKPIVATMTRTVSASGMDWGVLAAAGVLTIVPGAIVIWFVRHYIAKGFAMGRV
- a CDS encoding ABC transporter ATP-binding protein — encoded protein: MQLSLEGIAQQVGSQAYLYPMSLAPVPGAVTILLGATQAGKTSLMRVMAGLDKPTAGRVRVDGVDVTGVPVRERNVSMVYQQFINYPSLTVFDNIASPLRLRRDSRDDIAARVRSLAGRLHIEHLLARYPAELSGGQQQRVALARALAKNAPLMLLDEPLVNLDYKLREELREELTHLFAQGDATVVYATTEPAEALLLGGHTAVLDAGELLQYGPTPEVFHYPASLRVARAFSDPPMNLVEGVLDGGHVTLPGQIRIPMPDVAAPGGPVTVGIRAGALRLQPVPGAVAVPGKVALAELSGSDTFVHIDTAAGNLVAQFAGVLDLRLGAPLAIHVEPGQIYLFDAAGQRIHAPRRPGALADAASTPLNETGA